In the Spirochaetota bacterium genome, one interval contains:
- a CDS encoding cyclic nucleotide-binding domain-containing protein, with amino-acid sequence MPKKIMYFQKGERIIREGRLDKRMYIILEGNVKISLSDGDESIIVANLKRGDFFGEMSLFNNTPRSATATADGDVKLAYIDNIKQLKAFLMVNPTFAAKMVHILALRLARTNEILVNEFKELNKYKFMRDVSGLHYFVD; translated from the coding sequence ATGCCCAAGAAAATAATGTATTTTCAGAAAGGTGAGAGGATTATTAGAGAAGGAAGACTGGATAAACGGATGTATATAATTTTAGAAGGGAATGTAAAGATATCACTATCTGATGGGGATGAATCGATTATAGTGGCAAATTTGAAGAGGGGTGATTTCTTTGGAGAAATGTCACTCTTTAATAATACACCCAGGAGTGCAACCGCAACTGCCGATGGGGATGTAAAGCTTGCATATATTGATAATATTAAGCAATTAAAGGCGTTCCTTATGGTGAATCCCACATTTGCTGCTAAAATGGTTCATATTCTGGCCTTGCGATTGGCAAGGACGAATGAAATTCTCGTGAATGAATTCAAAGAACTTAACAAATATAAGTTTATGAGAGATGTGTCTGGTCTGCATTATTTTGTTGATTAG
- a CDS encoding 4Fe-4S binding protein, with protein sequence MTEGIYEDLIMHLGTISFGLYSCPELYRLLKALFTEEEARVAVNLSPMAPEPPENVAQRMKENPKRIAKILDGMADKGVIYCSQRGEDKWYKIIQVIPGIFELQFMRGEVDDRSRELARLFDDYSHAQERVITDKIKITPFARVIPVEKTIKADVEIFPFEMANRYIDEADTISLSTCYCRHEKRLLEKGCQHPDDVCLQFGSFARFVVQRGFGRAISRDEARQVLERSEEAGLIHTSNNTRDRIDFICNCCICCCGILRSIKSSNIPSMAATSNYLARIEKNNCVGCGYCIERCQMDAIYYDSEYMVHMDIDRCIGCGVCVSSCTNNAIELVLGAEQKNPPRDFRELGMIQMEDVKGLINDNS encoded by the coding sequence ATGACTGAAGGTATTTATGAAGATCTTATCATGCATCTTGGTACAATAAGCTTTGGTCTTTATTCCTGCCCTGAATTATATAGATTACTCAAAGCTCTTTTTACAGAAGAGGAAGCACGAGTAGCTGTTAACCTATCGCCAATGGCTCCAGAACCTCCGGAGAATGTAGCTCAGCGGATGAAGGAGAATCCCAAAAGGATAGCTAAAATTCTGGATGGAATGGCTGATAAGGGTGTAATATACTGCAGTCAGCGAGGGGAGGATAAATGGTACAAGATCATTCAGGTTATCCCGGGTATATTTGAGCTTCAGTTTATGCGGGGGGAGGTTGATGATAGAAGTCGAGAATTGGCTAGGCTTTTTGATGATTATTCCCATGCACAGGAGCGGGTGATCACAGATAAGATTAAGATAACACCATTCGCTAGAGTGATTCCAGTTGAGAAGACTATTAAAGCGGATGTCGAAATATTCCCATTTGAAATGGCTAATCGGTATATAGATGAAGCTGATACTATCTCGCTCTCTACATGTTACTGCCGCCATGAAAAGAGACTCTTAGAAAAGGGTTGCCAGCATCCTGATGATGTTTGTCTACAGTTCGGATCCTTTGCGCGTTTCGTAGTGCAGAGAGGATTCGGGAGAGCGATTAGTCGTGATGAGGCGCGGCAAGTTCTTGAGAGAAGCGAGGAAGCAGGACTCATTCATACATCAAATAACACTCGTGACCGCATCGATTTTATATGCAATTGCTGTATCTGTTGCTGCGGAATTCTTCGATCTATTAAATCATCTAATATTCCTTCTATGGCTGCAACGAGTAATTATCTTGCCAGGATTGAAAAAAATAATTGTGTAGGTTGTGGCTATTGTATAGAACGTTGCCAGATGGATGCTATTTATTATGATAGTGAGTATATGGTACATATGGATATAGATCGCTGTATAGGATGTGGGGTTTGTGTTTCAAGCTGTACAAACAATGCGATTGAACTCGTGTTGGGAGCTGAGCAGAAGAATCCTCCGAGGGATTTTCGAGAGCTTGGTATGATCCAAATGGAGGATGTTAAAGGTCTAATCAATGATAATAGCTAG
- a CDS encoding ParA family protein: protein MRIISISNNKGGVGKTTSTVNIAAGLQLQGKRVLVIDIDPQAQSTYHFGIKSKELKYSIFDVIKGDISFEETLIDRYGLHILPSCLELRGIEFLPIPAKEYLLKDSLEDLQGYDYVLIDCPPSLGTLTLNSLCYAKEIFIPVQLQFLPFHGMYNLFEAVQLVKKRLNKNIEVTGIIGTMYNARKIINREVIDEIKERFPGKLFDTVIRENVSLQEAPSWGQTIYEYKTDSNGAIDYMNLTREILKQQEKN from the coding sequence GTGAGAATAATATCAATCTCCAATAATAAGGGCGGAGTAGGCAAGACCACCAGCACCGTTAACATTGCAGCGGGGCTGCAATTGCAGGGGAAACGAGTTCTTGTGATTGATATTGATCCTCAAGCTCAGTCCACCTATCACTTTGGCATTAAATCTAAGGAATTAAAATATAGCATCTTTGATGTAATCAAGGGCGATATATCCTTTGAAGAGACACTGATTGACCGATATGGACTTCATATCCTACCATCCTGTTTAGAGCTTAGAGGAATTGAATTTCTACCAATTCCCGCAAAAGAGTACTTGCTCAAGGACTCACTGGAAGACCTGCAGGGTTATGATTATGTATTGATTGACTGTCCTCCATCGCTTGGAACCTTAACCCTTAACTCCCTCTGTTATGCTAAAGAGATATTTATTCCTGTACAACTTCAATTCCTGCCCTTTCATGGTATGTACAATCTATTTGAAGCAGTGCAGCTTGTAAAAAAGAGGCTAAATAAGAATATTGAGGTTACTGGCATCATCGGAACGATGTACAATGCCAGAAAGATTATTAACCGAGAGGTAATAGATGAAATAAAAGAACGCTTTCCTGGTAAACTTTTTGATACGGTTATCAGGGAGAATGTTTCTCTACAGGAAGCCCCGAGTTGGGGACAAACAATATATGAGTATAAAACTGATAGTAATGGGGCTATTGATTATATGAACCTAACAAGAGAAATATTAAAACAACAAGAGAAGAATTGA